The following DNA comes from Alosa alosa isolate M-15738 ecotype Scorff River chromosome 13, AALO_Geno_1.1, whole genome shotgun sequence.
cggcatcgggctagccatgcaaataaatcactgttttacacccatttacgaggctcaatgtatctccacacttcattgatagacttccgagggccctgacatttaaaacgagacattgagaaccagtggtggaatgtaacgaagtacaaatacttcgttactgtacttaagtaaattttccacgtatttgtactttacttaagtaaaatttatagtgcatacttttgacttttagccgttacattttacagcaattatctgtacttttactccgctacatttctacaacaccatcgttacttttacgatacattttatgatcagtttttctttctctctgacaaaccgtttgttttaccggggttgctaccaaagattctgggcttacgtgcattcttagaaacataagcttctagtctagaccaggcaagcgtgagcttgtagccatctgcattcggtaggctatattcaccagacccatggctacactgtacatgcaactgtgttctgtgcctttctctgtctgttatctgcagcgttagggcctcctctccgatgagattgctatccgcggatcagcggttacaggctatgcccatgcttctgtctgCGTCTGATCattttgcggcacaaatgaatggtagactattaatgaaccggtggcggaAAAggcgtaacattttccagattaggaaatattccttaattgtgtgtgattaaataaagatgcatagcctacaattgtggCGTAACGTCAGCGCTCATTCAATATCTATCGTCTGCGCCAAGTAAAACTgaatttaatcataaagacacctttctcagcaacttttctgttcaatcagcataattggcattacgatccacctcGTGTTTTGCttaatgatattactcagcagatcaccctagtagataaccagaattacagtctctagaattgtaggtcagaatgtaatgggccacagatggtaaaagcacaattgcattaacttaaaaacTATCTAgtgagtataacctaaaactagcttagaaactaactagattaaaatgccacagcccatactgatttttccttttagaatatagatattaagagaataaatcattatgcaaatacttttacttttaatacttaaagtacatttaaaagcaggtacttttacttttttacttaagtagggttgtcattgtggtacttttacttttactaaagtaaatatttctctgtgtatttgtacttttacttaagtactgagtttcagtactttttctttgagaactttaaattcaagatggttgttttgcagccatcttgaattactaaattcaagatggttgcaaacgctaaactttgtgaagatactgtctgtataaatcgtcttgtaagtaaactaccagtgcttttcaaagttctcaatgtctcgttttaaatgtcaggggcctcgaagtctaccagtgaagtgtggagatacattgagccttgtaaatgggtgtaaaacagtgatttatttgcatggctagccgatgcgaaaagcaccactattgaaaaagctgttggtagcatcggctaactaagccagattttggagtgcaggggacaagccgagatgggctatgagacatacgttcacactcggtatcatgttttaatacactttaggtcaatatcacaccggaattctcctttaaaacatGTTGTAAAAGTTATAGACAGGCCTGAAAATTATACCAAACTAATGATAGCCATCTTTGATTATCAGTTTTTACATGAATTGTTCAACACTGATCTTATTTACTGTTTCAGAATCTGAATAAGGAACTCACACTTCAGAGAGCACCACTGTCCTATGACTTACCCTCCAGTGAGGTCACTGCCATTCACCCACTGCCATTGGCCTTGGATTTTGCTCAGTCCAATCCAGTATCCATGCCATTCATCATAGTAATACGTTGTGTGATTATTGATGAAGGCCTACAGCACAACAATATGAGATAAATGACAGATATACATCTAAAAcagatagttccggtccttattatgattggctgaatagCGGTCGATGCCGTTGTACAACCCAGTGCAACCCTTCACTTTGACCACATttcagtatagaccctttcaataaggtaaacaaaaacaatgcttgaacgttctatttgattcccaatctacttcctctgcattaagatgacatatggaatgttaaaacggaagccttgtagggccaactatgatgctgacaatggaactctcttgaaagggttccattatcagcatcatactatgaattgatacaaaagttagagTTGCTGCATCtcaacgttgcttggcaaccaataagccactcgagtccgtaggttccagtgattttagaacagccaAGGCGGGATCAACACTTCACGTTGTGTCTAACAACGACCCTTAGCTGTCCTAAAATCACTGGAATCTACGGCCTCTCAGGgtttattgcttaaatataaaCTGGTTCCAGAATGGTTGGAACTGAAACATCTACCTGACACATTTGTGTAGATACATATGAGCAAGAACAAGTGAATCCCAAATACATTTTGTTGGAACTAAGAGATTTACAGTCTTTAAGACCACATGTTTAAACTCTTGGACTTACTCTTTTAAATTAATTTCCAAGAATAACTTATTTTCTATTGTGTCTCACCTGTTCCTCTGATGTGTCTATTGTCACCAGAAAAGACACCCTGTTAGTGCAGTCAGTTTTACTCTCTGCCCAGTTTTTCCAGTAGGACGAGTAGTGGAAAAAGTAACAACTTGATTGATAGTACACCCATCCTTTTTTGCAATGTTCACTACACTTCCTTTCTGTGGTTTAAAAGGACAAACAAAAGTTGCATGAATTCATCACATTGAACCATACTAGAGAGACGTGAAATAAAGAAGTGTGTGATCAAAGATGCCTTTCTTCCTGTATACCTGTTGAATTATCTTTAATAGGACAGTAATCATCAACTGGAAAATCACTGAAATGGAAAATGACCTCAAGGGTCTGATTGAGATGGTTCCACTCCATCATCAGTGATTTCTTCTCCTGTTGTAGTTGAGACATTTCTAAATGCAGATGCTGGTTTGCAGCGCTTGTGTTTTCATAACGTGTCTGTAACATTTCATTGTAATTGCTCAGGTTAGAATAGTACATTTGTACAAGTGTAAGCTCTGTCATTAAAGAGAAGTGATTGTCTTTGAGCTGATGCAGCTCTCTCACCAAGAGTGTGTTATATTCAGACACATATCCCTGATCTGAGAAGAGAAGGACAACAAGATGTAAATTGTACTGACGCTGACACATTTTGTTCATTCTGAGAAACCCATTGGGACTTAAACACTCACAGTAAACAAGTGAAGCCACCAgggcagagaggaggacagCAGTCAGCAGGCAAAGgaccaccacagcacagcggtATCGGTGAGGGCCAGGCAGAGACGGGTCATCTGCTGTAGAGACTAAAACATTGGCCTGTCATTATGGGCCTCTGAAGGCCAGTCAGAGTCATGGACATTATCCACACGTGTCTGGACAGGGGAAGATTTTCTTTTGCTACAGAATGGTAGTagtagatgatgatgatgatgatgatgacaacgacgacaataataataatgataataataataataataataataatatgaataaatatagctgcaagcagcaatgaggggggcCAAGCACAGGGGCGCAgctagggttgtattccatagtacGCACCATACGTGGCCCAACCCCcccagccaaaaaaaaataaaaaatgataccCAACCTTATTTACCAAATTTGCGCTTTTGgtaaatgtaggctagcctCTCCTTATTGAGCCTATAAgaaaaacctttacataaactGGAACAGAAACCCCCTCTTAATCACGTCAACCTACCCATGTCATCCCTTATcaaatagcctactgcataAAGCGTCTAACTTTTCAACACTGGCTGTATAGGTTACGTTTCTACCTGGCTGTAGGTTTACAATTTCTCTCccgggattttttttaaattctggttGCTAAACACACTATCTTAACGCAGTTTGGAAAggacagaaataggcctacctttactTTACAAGCGGCTCTGACTCAAATTAGGTCAACATACATACCTTATGCGCATTATAACTTTACTGCCCAACCCGCGAAAAAgggacagaaaagaaaaaataaaccaatgaGTTTATGTCGCGATTTGCTGAGTAAAACACAGTTATGGTAACTtactaacaataaggatttgctcACAACACTCTAAATACATTGCACTGCTgctttggttgtcccaaacttttagATGATAGGCAtaggcagggtaggaatttcacggcggccatgacggccatggccgtcgtagccccttgcgttggccgtgagcccctttgaaaatcataggtttacaggccatggtggccttggtgcccccttctttcaatattctgctttgtgtcctactgatagcgatttttatttagcctgtggcctgtcataatcttagcattcacagcgcaaattaatttagtcttttacgcagtggagaaagtgacagcgcaagaaagtgcgtccaaattcacccattcttctcagttgaactactcccgaagtagcctattcatcacacagacatcacaagtatcacatgaaagagctttttctcagcttttaaacgatgttagccgataattgctgtgttgaacggttcgcgagaaaagtaaataatataattcaatttaatcatacattctactgaaggttttgcgtccatgatctcttcttttaacacatgacaaaccatatatcagaataaacagcagaccttaccgaacacaaaggtgtaaagcagtcccctgtacagttagccgtttcagagtaatccagttgaatttgcagtaaatttcaacATGCACGGATGTCTCCacatttgggctttaagttttacaatgtgtttaaattgttccacatgatttcataacgggccaaatacaaaataaatgttacaaatatcgcctagatattgataaatcagaggacagctgactaagagtttgtgaaagtagccttaatgatcaaaaaatgctaagcatgcatctaggctatttgagtttcttaaagctgagctgtgctacatttaaattgttcaatacatgatttcatagcaggccaaatataaaataaattgtatatatagcctagatatctgtttttattagatgatcagatgatttacaattatatgtaatatgtcatgtttcatgtttgtgtaatgtttcatacagtgatgcaggtctactgcagtgaataggctaaatacaactttgatcatttttatagcctgccactgtatagttaactttggccttggtgccctgacatgtggcctttgtgccccccaccaaatatgcccaactgaaggccaagtggccttgcccctaataTTGAAGAATGGTGAAAATTACGACAGTGCGTGTATAGGATTAAGCCTGGGCATAGGCCTATGGCCTCAATGGCATCAGACCTATGGCCAgtattggattcaatttgtggcgggctgacttggacaacgggtggggggggggggggggggtattaagatcgtcttggtagtgtataggtctaattgagtgcctgtcactttaagacctGACgagtaacacagttaaaaggctgctgatgtgtggatgcaattcataatgttttctacatagttaatataaaggttcgtacttctccttgggacaagcacttttgaattttggaaaacacttttccatttacatcgggattttgtaaacattcagtgtcaagagtcaataaaatgagcccttcacaaagaaattgacaagcagctgtaagtaggctaagcatgctaaattcgaaatccaaacagtattctaacgttaactttgagatactgcttgattgcataacttaacttagtttagtctcttcaatgtagcctactatgttgtgataagaccttaacttcaatgcagcagagttaacttcaatgcagcagttttgaacaaatttgcgcagcatggtcacgatgctaagcggatttgatagcaatttagccagacgtcttctatgcaatgatctaggtggcaacaacaatccttcaacaatcgtgaatattttgttaaatgcacatgcagaggaggggcagcaggctacgagagagagcggggcggagtaaggaaaggctgtgtgtgtaaaaagcgcagctcaatggcaacgcaaggatttgatctttaatttaatttaatttaatttaatttaa
Coding sequences within:
- the LOC125306033 gene encoding C-type lectin domain family 4 member A-like, translating into MMEEEVCYSNVLFIKSKEAKPRDEQDAEQTVYAEVKKKEVQAEPSPIPSPSPAPAPYPAPVAVSTADDPSLPGPHRYRCAVVVLCLLTAVLLSALVASLVYYQGYVSEYNTLLTRYENTSAANQHLHLEMSQLQQEKKSLMMEWNHLNQTLEVIFHFSDFPVDDYCPIKDNSTERKCSEHCKKGWVYYQSSCYFFHYSSYWKNWAESKTDCTNRVSFLVTIDTSEEQAFINNHTTYYYDEWHGYWIGLSKIQGQWQWVNGSDLTGGYWISNGSEHCALAIPSTDPLKSWRDANCKMKNRWICEMEAATWPD